One Hevea brasiliensis isolate MT/VB/25A 57/8 chromosome 5, ASM3005281v1, whole genome shotgun sequence genomic region harbors:
- the LOC110665314 gene encoding BEL1-like homeodomain protein 9, giving the protein MAEDFEPYHVPQQSRRDKLRIVVQNHPDLQGCTGLLPLYDPALLPSDLLACTNNSLSDVSEAFKGNGVCVVKEEGVNLIGFVGGIVNAAAAAAAASSSATHHPYLDPQSSLPINPSSIQDINANHFLYTSHNFQNLRDFEQPYNGGGEAAAFKPEPLSLAHESNTTGQGLSLSLSSHHTHQSNLPLDLNLQRHGSAVYGGKITVGGGDGYTVPGIVGGSGSTSTELSRSSVPLGPFTGYSSILKESRFLKPAQQLLEDFCDGGGGIYSEKITMDASLMDPPVECVNACGILDDPLNYGDGGENRRKKSRLISMLDEVYRRYKHFYQQMQAVVASFEYVAGLGNAAPYTNLALKTMFRHFRSLKNAITHQLQFTNKGQLSHGKEEATRFGNTDRGLYAQRLDKNSGFMEHQLVWRPQRGLPERAVTVLRAWLFEHFLHPYPTDTDKLMLAKHTGLSRSQVSNWFINARVRLWKPMVEEIHMLETRQTQKSSQREEQHANKSSDQIPLSNSITSDNSSTSIQRVEDIPSKRTRNDLPDLPLGNEEPLNLSYNSMLSHPSVGVGISGAGESSSVSLTLGLHQNNGIGLSEPFSMNAAQRFGLGLEKSSEGFVMGSFEAQNRHFGRDVIGGQLLRHFVG; this is encoded by the exons ATGGCGGAGGATTTTGAGCCCTACCATGTCCCACAGCAAAGTAGAAGAGACAAGCTAAGAATTGTGGTTCAAAACCATCCTGACCTTCAGGGTTGTACAGGGTTACTTCCTCTTTACGATCCCGCACTTCTCCCTTCGGATTTGCTGGCTTGTACTAATAACTCTCTCTCTGATGTTAGTGAGGCCTTTAAAGGAAACGGAGTTTGTGTAGTGAAAGAGGAAGGTGTTAATTTAATTGGCTTTGTTGGTGGGATCGTgaatgctgctgctgctgctgctgctgcttcttCTTCCGCTACGCATCATCCTTACTTGGATCCGCAATCCTCTTTGCCTATAAACCCTAGTTCGATTCAAGATATTAACGCTAACCATTTTCTTTACACATCACATAACTTTCAAAACCTGAGAGATTTTGAACAACCATATAATGGTGGTGGTGAAGCAGCAGCGTTTAAACCTGAACCTTTATCTTTGGCTCATGAGTCAAATACCACTGGCCAAGGCTTGTCTCTATCTTTGTCTTCTCACCATACCCACCAAAGTAATCTCCCTTTAGACCTTAATTTGCAAAGACACGGGTCTGCAGTTTACGGTGGTAAGATTACTGTTGGCGGTGGTGATGGATATACGGTTCCTGGCATTGTTGGAGGCAGTGGCTCGACCTCGACTGAGTTGTCTAGAAGTTCGGTCCCTCTCGGGCCTTTCACGGGATATTCTTCGATTTTAAAGGAATCGAGATTTTTGAAGCCTGCACAACAGCTACTTGAAGATTTTTGTGATGGGGGTGGGGGAATTTACAGCGAGAAGATCACGATGGATGCCTCTTTGATGGATCCTCCTGTGGAGTGTGTGAACGCATGTGGAATTCTGGATGATCCGCTTAATTATGGGGATGGAGGTGAAAATCGGAGAAAGAAGTCAAGGCTAATTTCAATGCTAGATGAG GTTTACAGAAGGTACAAGCATTTTTATCAGCAGATGCAAGCAGTGGTGGCATCCTTTGAGTATGTTGCTGGGCTTGGCAATGCTGCTCCATACACAAACTTGGCCTTGAAAACCATGTTTAGACATTTTAGGTCCTTGAAGAATGCAATAACTCACCAGCTTCAGTTCACTAATAAGGGTCAACTGAGCCATGGAAAAGAAGAGGCTACAAGGTTTGGTAACACTGATAGAGGCCTTTATGCACAGAGGCTGGATAAGAACTCTGGATTCATGGAGCACCAGCTTGTTTGGCGACCTCAGAGGGGGCTTCCTGAACGTGCTGTAACTGTCCTTAGGGCATGGTTGTTTGAACACTTCCTGCATCC TTATCCTACAGACACAGACAAGCTAATGTtggccaaacacactggactatcACGGAGCCAG GTCTCTAATTGGTTCATCAATGCAAGAGTAAGGCTCTGGAAACCAATGGTGGAAGAAATACACATGCTGGAAACACGGCAAACCCAAAAATCTTCACAAAGGGAGGAACAACATGCTAACAAATCAAGTGATCAGATACCTCTTTCAAACTCTATAACTTCAGACAACTCATCAACCTCTATCCAAAGGGTTGAAGACATACCCTCAAAGCGAACTAGAAATGATCTTCCTGATTTACCTCTGGGGAATGAGGAACCATTGAATTTGTCTTACAACAGTATGCTGAGTCATCCGTCTGTAGGAGTTGGTATAAGTGGAGCAGGTGAAAGCAGTAGTGTTTCCTTAACACTAGGTCTGCATCAGAATAATGGGATAGGTTTGTCAGAACCCTTTTCTATGAATGCAGCGCAACGTTTTGGCCTTGGTCTTGAGAAAAGCAGCGAGGGATTTGTCATGGGAAGTTTTGAAGCACAAAATCGTCACTTTGGAAGGGATGTAATTGGGGGGCAACTTTTGCGCCATTTTGTTGGTTGA